A single Candidatus Liberibacter asiaticus DNA region contains:
- a CDS encoding NYN domain-containing protein encodes MFDPREKIALFIDGANLYASSKALGFDIDYRKLLKAFRSRAIVIRAYYYTTVVGDPEQQFSPLHPLLDWLHYNGFQVVAKVAKEFTENCGRKRVKSSMDVELAVDAFEQSEGLEHLVIFSGDGCFTTLVAALQRKVKKVTIVSTVLSDPSMASDQLRRQADYFMDLAYLKNEIARDPDEDKK; translated from the coding sequence ATGTTCGATCCTCGTGAAAAAATTGCTCTTTTTATTGACGGTGCCAACCTCTATGCTTCCTCTAAAGCATTGGGATTTGATATTGACTATAGGAAACTTCTCAAAGCCTTTAGATCACGCGCTATAGTAATAAGGGCATATTATTACACCACAGTTGTTGGAGATCCAGAACAACAATTCTCACCATTACACCCTTTGCTTGATTGGTTACACTATAATGGATTCCAAGTTGTTGCAAAAGTAGCCAAAGAATTCACAGAGAACTGTGGGCGAAAAAGGGTAAAGTCGAGCATGGATGTTGAGTTAGCCGTTGATGCATTCGAACAGTCTGAAGGGCTGGAACATCTTGTTATCTTTTCAGGAGACGGATGCTTCACCACCTTGGTTGCAGCTCTTCAAAGGAAAGTAAAAAAGGTTACGATTGTTTCAACAGTATTATCCGATCCCTCTATGGCTTCTGATCAATTGCGTCGTCAAGCTGACTACTTCATGGATCTTGCTTATTTAAAAAATGAGATTGCACGTGATCCTGATGAAGATAAAAAGTAA